From a single Andrena cerasifolii isolate SP2316 chromosome 8, iyAndCera1_principal, whole genome shotgun sequence genomic region:
- the LOC143372236 gene encoding uncharacterized protein LOC143372236 produces MTTLKGIFPDSKPTKRKNFIQENVKNLRRMEQSYHVNKRAEEIQKLQLYDLKTSSNKHRDFLPKANSILSIKRNEGDNTNKCSNNKVDQQQEVCRKSSSPIQNKNNNTCAKKILHSTSNDNSPIKQKRKEHKNSHKSVAKLHRKVLSDSSFSYKSTKNVDDKSKLQITLKHQGIQTQDVEQMDNLYFDGIIRYPSRKYLNNNDPVNKNEVNHQINIVSTKEGKLPSDQGDVTVLETNIQNTDDLRNSELLPPKAEADITRINKEHTCVPNKVSVRLHNRKNSNSIPPANYRKGVVPKYIKDRKEAQEKEQKAKVDVFDPHCPNGHVPLPDQERKETLRILKKNYQDYVNELNMMPIKTDTLRAQRRKADIEKQLNKLEEGIKVFSKPKVYVKMNA; encoded by the exons atgacgACTTTGAAGGGTATTTTCCCAGATTCAA AACCAACAAAACGAAAAAATTTCATACAAGAAAATGTAAAGAATCTTCGTCGTATGGAACAATCTTATCATGTAAATAAAAGAGCAGAAGAAATACAAAAACTGCAACTATATGATTTAAAAACATCTAGTAATAAACATCGGGATTTTCTACCAAAAGCGAATTCAATTTTAAGCATAAAACGGAATGAAGGGGATAATACgaataaatgttcaaataataaaGTAGACCAGCAACAAGAAGTATGTAGAAAATCCAGTTCACCgatccaaaataaaaataataatacatgtgcaaaaaaaatattacattcaacaAGTAATGACAATTctccaattaaacaaaaaaggaaagaaCATAAAAATTCTCATAAATCAGTAGCAAAATTACATAGAAAAGTTTTATCAGACTCTTCATTTTCTTACAAATCAACTAAGAATGTTGATGATAAATCGAAACTGCAAATTACATTAAAACATCAAGGTATTCAAACACAGGACGTAGAACAAATGGACAATTTGTATTTCGATGGGATAATAAG ATATCCGTCAAGAAAGTATCTAAACAACAATGATCCAGTAAATAAGAATGAAGTAAACCACCAAATTAATATAGTTTCAACGAAGGAAGGAAAGTTACCTTCAGATCAAGGAGATGTAACGGTTCTtgaaacaaatatacaaaatacaGATGATTTAAGAAATTCTGAATTATTGCCACCTAAAGCAGAAGCAGATATTACTAGAATAAACAAAGAACATACTTGTGTGCCTAATAAAGTATCAGTTCGACTACACAACAGGAAAAATAGTAATAGCATTCCTCCTGCCAATTATCGCAAGGGTGTTGTTCCTAA GTATATTAAAGACAGAAAAGAAGCTCAAGAAAAAGAACAGAAAGCCAAAGTAGATGTATTTGATCCTCATTGTCCAAATGGCCATGTTCCTTTACCTGATCAGGAACGTAAAGAAACATTAcgcatattgaaaaaaa ATTATCAAGATTAtgtaaatgaattaaatatGATGCCTATAAAAACAGATACACTTAGAGCACAAAGGCGAAAAGCAGATATAGAAAAGCaactaaataaattagaagaagGCATAAAAGTTTTTTCAAAACCTAAGGTTTATGTTAAAATGAATGCCTAA